One segment of Panicum virgatum strain AP13 chromosome 3K, P.virgatum_v5, whole genome shotgun sequence DNA contains the following:
- the LOC120698134 gene encoding CBL-interacting protein kinase 19 yields MAATPPSSRDPSPQPRRPASSAGAPKRAGLLLGRYELGRLLGHGTFAKVYHARHADTGEAVAIKVLDKEKALRNGLVPHIKREIAILRRVRHPNIVRLYEVMATKSKIYFVMEYVRGGELFARVAKGRLKEDIARRYFQQLISAVGFCHARGVFHRDLKPENLLVDERGDLKVSDFGLSAVADQFHTDGLLHTFCGTPSYVAPEVLARRGYDGAKADIWSCGVILFVLMAGYLPFHDQNLMAMYRKIYRGEFRCPRWFSKDLTSLLNRVLDTNPETRITVAEIMESRWFLKGFRPVRFYVEDDQVHSLADDENEVPDLGPSQPPPQPPPPPPQQEDEGDDSGWESDSSVASCPATLSSEERRRPLGSLTRPVSLNAFDIISFSRGFNLSGLFEERGNEVRFVSAQPMQTIVTKLEEIAKVKSFVVRRKDWRVSLEGTRESEKGPLTIAAEVFELTPSLVVVEVKMKAGDREEYEDFCERELKPGLQNLVHHTASVPDIPSDTE; encoded by the coding sequence ATGGCCGCCACCCCGCCGTCGTCGCGGGACCCGTCGCCGCAgccccggcggccggcctcctccgcgggGGCCCCCAAGCGCGCGGGCCTCCTGCTCGGTCGCTACGAGCTGGGCCGCCTCCTCGGCCACGGCACCTTCGCCAAGGTCTACCACGCCCGCCACGCCGACACCGGCGAGGCCGTCGCCATCAAGGTTCTCGACAAGGAGAAGGCCCTCCGCAACGGCCTCGTCCCGCACATCAAGCGCGAGATCGCCATCCTCCGCCGCGTGCGCCACCCCAACATCGTCCGCCTCTACGAGGTCATGGCCACCAAGTCCAAGATCTACTTCGTCATGGAGTACGTCCGCGGCGGGGAGCTCTTCGCGCGCGTCGCCAAGGGCCGCCTCAAGGAGGACATCGCGCGCAGGTACTTCCAGCAGCTCATCTCCGCCGTCGGCTTCTGCCACGCCCGGGGCGTCTTCCACCGCGACCTCAAGCCCGAAAACCTCCTCGTCGACGAGCGCGGCGACCTCAAGGTCTCCGATTTCGGACTCTCGGCCGTTGCCGACCAGTTCCACACCGACGGGCTTCTCCACACCTTCTGCGGCACGCCCTCCTACGTCGCGCCGGAGGTGCTCGCGCGCCGCGGCTACGACGGCGCCAAGGCGGACATATGGTCGTGCGGTGTCATCCTGTTCGTGCTCATGGCAGGCTACCTTCCGTTCCACGACCAGAACCTCATGGCGATGTATCGCAAGATTTACAGGGGGGAATTCCGGTGCCCGAGGTGGTTCTCCAAGGATCTTACCAGTCTCCTGAATCGTGTGCTTGACACCAACCCAGAGACGAGGATCACCGTGGCTGAGATCATGGAGAGCAGATGGTTTCTGAAGGGGTTCCGACCGGTCAGGTTCTATGTCGAGGATGACCAGGTGCACAGTTTGGCAGACGATGAGAATGAGGTGCCGGACCTGGGGCCTAGTCAGCCTCCTCctcagccaccgccaccgccaccgcagcAAGAGGACGAAGGTGATGACTCTGGGTGGGAATCAGATTCGTCAGTAGCATCCTGCCCAGCCACATTGTCATCGGAGGAGAGAAGACGACCCCTTGGGTCTCTCACACGGCCAGTAAGTCTAAATGCGTTTGATATCATATCATTCTCAAGAGGATTCAATTTGTCGGGGTTGTTTGAGGAGCGTGGCAACGAAGTGAGGTTTGTCTCAGCACAACCCATGCAAACGATTGTAACAAAACTGGAGGAGATTGCAAAGGTGAAGAGCTTTGTAGTTCGGCGGAAGGATTGGCGGGTGAGCCTGGAAGGCACGAGGGAAAGTGAGAAGGGTCCATTGACAATTGCGGCCGAGGTATTTGAGCTCACACCAAGCCTTGTGGTGGTGGAGGTGAAGATGAAGGCAGGGGACAGGGAAGAGTATGAGGACTTCTGTGAGAGGGAGTTGAAACCTGGGTTGCAGAACCTTGTGCACCATACAGCCTCCGTTCCAGATATACCTTCTGATACTGAGTAG